One window of the Montipora foliosa isolate CH-2021 chromosome 4, ASM3666993v2, whole genome shotgun sequence genome contains the following:
- the LOC137999703 gene encoding TNF receptor-associated factor 4-like: protein MAEVEGSCALGGYDEEFVDDIEDDWLCPICHLPLKVPVQTGVCGHRFCKLCLERHFTRQEADGQELTCPLDQNVLTRDKDMFLDKATERKVRSFVIKCPRGCQWTGELRSKEDHESECRRLPVNCPNGCGELVPREEILLHTEDDCSLASIPCPYAEMGCNEKVPQPEIEFHLNFETRTHLDLVCTKLKNTEEELRNTKDHLDLTCAKLENTEEELKNTKEGLDLACTKLENTEEELKNTKEGLDLAYTKLENTERELRNTKDHLDLACTKLKNTEEELRNTKEQFKETTKKHEERINALENKPFIYTWKIDAFQEVLKRAKAGDVVKIHSDPFYSSECGYKARLRLYPNGSYRWENTHLSIYLVLLKGDFDSLLKWPFAQQVTFTLIDQQKNLNERENITKTDRETEQQRDWNSRPLKESNVGRGFSDFVPHDVLIKRCYILDDTIFIQAKFEAIA from the exons ATGGCGGAAGTGGAAGGGAGTTGTGCACTCGGCGGATACGATGAGGAGTTTGTGGATGATATAGAAGACGATTGGCTATGTCCAATTTGTCATCTGCCATTAAAAGTGCCGGTTCAAACCGGAGTATGCGGACACAGATTCTGCAAACTGTGCCTTGAAAGACACTTCACGAG GCAGGAGGCCGATGGGCAAGAGCTCACATGTCCTCTGGACCAAAACGTCCTTACACGAGACAAA gaTATGTTCTTAGACAAAGCAACCGAAAGAAAGGTTCGTTCGTTTGTCATCAAGTGTCCAAGAGGTTGTCAATGGACTGGCGAACTCAGATCCAAAGAG GATCACGAAAGTGAGTGTAGAAGATTACCAGTAAACTGTCCAAATGGTTGTGGAGAACTCGTCCCAAGAGAGGag ATTTTATTGCATACTGAGGATGACTGTTCTCTGGCATCAATTCCCTGCCCCTATGCTGAAATGGGCTGCAACGAAAAG GTTCCGCAACCTGAAATTGAATTTCATCTTAACTTTGAAACCCGAACGCATCTTGACTTGGTCTGTACAAAGTTGAAGAACACAGAAGAAGAGTTGCGCAACACTAAAGACCACCTTGACTTGACCTGTGCAAAGTTGGAGAACACAGAAGAAGAGTTGAAAAATACTAAAGAGGGCCTTGACTTGGCCTGTACAAAGTTGGAGAACACAGAAGAAGAGTTGAAAAATACTAAAGAGGGCCTTGACTTGGCCTATACAAAGTTGGAGAACACAGAAAGAGAGTTGCGGAATACTAAAGACCACCTTGACTTGGCCTGTACAAAGTTGAAGAACACAGAAGAAGAGCTGCGAAATACTAAAGAGCAGTTCAAAGAGACCACGAAGAAACATGAAGAGAGGATCAATGCTCTTGAAAATAAGCCCTTCATATACACGTGGAAGATTGATGCTTTCCAGGAGGTCCTAAAACGGGCCAAAGCAGGCGACGTAGTCAAGATACACAGTGATCCATTTTATTCCAGTGAATGTGGCTATAAAGCTCGATTGCGTTTGTATCCGAATGGTTCATACAGATGGGAAAACACTCATTTGTCGATTTATTTAGTTTTATTGAAAGGCGActttgattctcttttgaaatgGCCTTTTGCTCAACAGGTAACATTTACTTTAATCGATCAAcagaaaaatttaaatgagCGGGAAAACATCACCAAAACCGATCGAGAAACCGAACAACAACGAGATTGGAACTCAAGGCCTCTTAAAGAATCTAACGTCGGTAGGGGATTTTCTGACTTCGTACCACATGATGTACTGATAAAACGGTGTTACATTCTGGACGACACGATCTTCATACAAGCTAAATTCGAAGCTATTgcttag
- the LOC138000987 gene encoding TNF receptor-associated factor 4-like has protein sequence MCDQMQGEFYQNKAEMEGSCALGGYDEEFVEDIEDDWLCPICHLPLKVSVLTEVCGHRFCKLCLERHFMRQEADGQELTCPLDQNVLTRDKDMFVDKATERKVRSFVINCPRGCQWTGELRSKEDHENECKRLPVNCPNGCGELVPREEILSHTKDNCSLAPIPCPYAEIGCNKKVQQPGIESHLHSEMGNHLDLMCTKLRSTEEELRKTKDHLDLACTKLTNTETELQNTKEHLDVACTKLKNTEEELRNTKEQLKETTKKHEERINALENKPFIYTWKIDAFQEVLNRAKAGDVVTIHSDPFYTAECGYNVRLLLYPNGISTGKNTHLSFFFIVKKGDFDSILKWPFAKRVTFTLIDQQENLNDRENITKTAPGSQGQEDWNSRPRGRSFNKSRGIITFVPHDVLTTRRYIMDDTIFIQAKFETVA, from the exons ATGTGTGACCAGATGCAAGGAGAGTTCTATCAGAACAAGGCAGAAATGGAAGGGAGCTGTGCACTCGGCGGATACGATGAAGAGTTTGTGGAAGATATAGAAGACGATTGGCTGTGTCCAATTTGTCATCTGCCATTAAAAGTGTCGGTTCTAACCGAAGTATGCGGACACAGATTCTGCAAACTGTGCCTTGAAAGACACTTCATGAG GCAGGAGGCCGATGGGCAAGAGCTCACATGTCCACTGGACCAAAACGTCCTGACACGAGACAAA GATATGTTCGTAGACAAAGCAACCGAAAGGAAGGTTCGTTCGTTTGTTATCAATTGTCCAAGAGGCTGTCAATGGACTGGCGAACTCAGGTCAAAAGAG GATCACGAGAATGAGTGTAAAAGACTTCCAGTGAACTGCCCAAATGGTTGTGGAGAACTCGTCCCAAGAGAGGAG ATTTTATCGCATACTAAGGATAACTGTTCTCTGGCACCAATTCCCTGCCCTTACGCTGAGATAGGCTGCAACAAAAAG GTTCAGCAACCTGGAATTGAATCTCATCTTCACTCTGAAATGGGAAATCATCTTGACTTGATGTGTACTAAGTTGAGGAGCACTGAGGAAGAGTTGCGGAAAACTAAAGACCACCTTGACTTGGCCTGCACAAAGTTGACGAACACAGAAACAGAGTTGCAAAATACTAAAGAACACCTTGACGTGGCCTGTACAAAGTTGAAGAATACAGAAGAAGAGCTACGAAATACTAAAGAACAGCTCAAGGAGACCACAAAGAAACATGAAGAGAGGATCAATGCTCTTGAAAATAAACCTTTCATATACACGTGGAAGATCGATGCTTTCCAGGAGGTCTTGAATCGGGCTAAGGCAGGAGACGTAGTTACGATACACAGTGATCCATTTTACACCGCGGAATGTGGTTATAATGTTAGATTGCTTTTGTATCCGAATGGTATCTCCACTGGGAAAAACACTCACTTGTCATTTTTCTTCATAGTTAAGAAAGGCGACTTtgattccattttaaaatggcctTTTGCTAAACGAGTAACTTTTACCTTAATAGATCAACAGGAGAATTTAAATGACAGGGAAAACATCACGAAAACCGCCCCAGGAAGCCAAGGACAAGAAGATTGGAACTCGAGGCCCCGTGGCCGCTCATTTAACAAAAGTAGGGGAATTATTACGTTCGTACCACATGATGTACTGACGACACGGAGGTACATTATGGACGACACCATTTTTATTCAAGCAAAATTCGAAACTGTTgcttga